The genome window GTAGGCGGCACCGAAAGCGTCGGCGAGCGCCCGTTCCTCGACACGGATGCGGTAGAGCGTGGCGGCCGAAACGGGGACCAGCAGCACCAGCAGCGACGCCCAGCTCCGCAAGGCCAGCCCCACCGAGGTAAAGGCCAGGAGCAGTCCGGTGTAGGAGGGATGGCGCACGGCCCGGTAGGGGCCGCGGGCGACGATGCGGTGCCCCCGGCGGATCGCGACGTTCATCGTGAACAGCCTTCCCAGGGTGAGGATCGCCCACACACGGATCCCGACCCCGGAGAGCAGAAGAAGGACGGCGGCGCCGAGCAGGTCGGCGGGGGGCGCTCCGATCGGCAGGATCCGGCGCGCGCCGAGAGCGACGGCAGCGACCGTGGAGATCACGTTGGTGACGAAGAGGATCGCCATCGAACCGCGATCGCGCCCCCGCGACTCCTCCGCGGCCGCGCGGCGAAACAGAGCGAGCAAGGCCTCGCCGGCCCACCAGGCGGCGAGCAGCGCAACGTACAGGCGTGCCATCGTCGGGTTTCTCCACCCGCATCATAGGGGAACGGAAGAACGGCGGGTGGCCCGCGGGGGCGCGGTGAGATGAGCCCCGCTCGGCAGCCGCCGCTGTCGTGTATCTCGGTGGATTCGCTGCCGGCCGGCTGCCGGTGGGTCCCTCGCGCCAGGGTCAACGGAAGGCCGCCGCTTTCGAGGCCGTCCCGAGCCGAGGTCTCGTCTCAGGGGCAGCCGCCCGACGATGGCCTCCTCTCGTGTCCGGAGGACGTCTGCCCCAGACTGCAGACCGGGGTTCCACCGCAGAACCGGTACAGGTAGAAGAACGCCGAGCCGGCTCCCGGCGTATCGGGATCGGAGTCGATCGTGAACGAATAGTTGGAAAGATAGTCCGGCAGGCAGACGGTGGGGCCGAGGTCCCCGTCCCCACCCTCGCCGAGCCGGTTCACGTCGCCGCGCTCGGCGTCGTCGAGGATCGTCGACGGATCGGCCTCCGACCAGGCGTTCTCATGAGGCTTGCCCTCGTCGATCACCCGAACGCCTTCCGTGCCTGCGAAATCGCACCCGTCGACGAGGAGCCCTTCGATCCGGAACGGAACGTCCTCACCCAATGGGGCGGCGTCCTGGACCACCTGCCTCGGATAGTGAACGACCATCACCCCGTCGCGAATCTCCCGCGATTCGTCCGGAATGGGGTCCCCATCGCCGACGGTCAGGGCGATCGGGAACCGCGGGTCGATGTCGGAGGGCCGGTAGTCGGGGCCGAGGTCGACCCGCACGTCGAGGTGCGTGCCCAGGGACTCCTTGTTCAGCGTCCGAGTCGTCACGAAGGGGTGACGCACCGGGACCGGATCGCACGGGCAGGAGCCGAGCAGCATGGACGGCGCCGGGTTCGGCGCTTCGTAAGGAACGATCTGGGCGGCGCACCGGGCGCCCTCGCCGTAGGCGCGATGTCTCTCCCAGTCGCCGCTGCGGCCGCCGAAGCTGCGGGAAAGATCGCGCGTGCGCACGTTGTTTCGATCGAGCG of Acidobacteriota bacterium contains these proteins:
- a CDS encoding isoprenylcysteine carboxylmethyltransferase family protein — protein: MARLYVALLAAWWAGEALLALFRRAAAEESRGRDRGSMAILFVTNVISTVAAVALGARRILPIGAPPADLLGAAVLLLLSGVGIRVWAILTLGRLFTMNVAIRRGHRIVARGPYRAVRHPSYTGLLLAFTSVGLALRSWASLLVLLVPVSAATLYRIRVEERALADAFGAAYEEYARGRFRLFPFLY